A single window of Leptospira koniambonensis DNA harbors:
- a CDS encoding Ig-like domain-containing protein — protein MDYNPDAVEIGNVWVTQNGTGKCGRTTIVSTGVVTSYDCVYTACNSVGAQSSAMLDSAGAFATGAGACMPAGVSSLSPANGSVISTNTGISVTLDKSVDITSLNIGGTLGSIDPNSVQISQKNQFRDTITIPPQPEWLTGANKNITITGTDLDGLPISLDLKYSVYANSANPSPDFSNCVPNCKFGWGTSYSVQFQATGGFLPYTWTKGSGAPPGANMTSGGLLSGPATNNVLGQYTFPVTVMDAAGTTVTKNVMIDTVDLVTACFLFGVCSL, from the coding sequence TTGGACTATAATCCGGACGCTGTAGAGATCGGAAACGTTTGGGTAACGCAGAACGGAACTGGAAAATGCGGTAGAACGACTATTGTTTCGACAGGCGTTGTCACATCTTATGATTGCGTATATACCGCATGCAATAGTGTGGGTGCTCAATCTTCCGCAATGCTGGATTCTGCAGGAGCCTTTGCAACCGGGGCAGGGGCTTGTATGCCCGCAGGTGTAAGTTCCCTTTCACCTGCAAATGGAAGCGTAATTTCTACAAATACAGGAATATCCGTTACGCTAGACAAATCGGTTGATATCACCTCGTTGAACATTGGGGGAACACTCGGCAGTATTGATCCGAATTCTGTTCAAATTTCTCAAAAGAATCAGTTTCGGGATACGATTACGATCCCTCCACAGCCGGAATGGTTGACCGGAGCGAACAAGAATATTACGATAACAGGAACAGATTTAGACGGACTTCCTATTTCTTTGGATTTGAAATACAGTGTATACGCTAATAGTGCGAATCCTTCTCCCGATTTTTCCAACTGTGTTCCTAATTGCAAATTCGGTTGGGGAACTTCTTATTCCGTACAATTCCAAGCTACCGGTGGATTTCTCCCTTATACTTGGACAAAAGGTTCCGGGGCACCTCCCGGAGCAAATATGACGTCGGGTGGTTTGTTGAGTGGGCCTGCGACCAATAATGTATTGGGCCAATACACGTTTCCCGTAACCGTTATGGACGCAGCAGGCACGACGGTGACCAAGAACGTAATGATCGATACGGTCGATCTTGTTACCGCTTGCTTTTTGTTCGGTGTTTGTTCTTTATAA
- a CDS encoding transglutaminase family protein — MAEYSVRHLTHYTYEKEVSHCLNLAHLCPTSNERQICREFRIEIFPKPKYTEFRTDYFGNTVYSFAVETPHNILSVTAEAKVFTSEPEKKKKQVSITAAEILEKLKTVTEKEALEAMEFVGDSAFVTRSVSYKNFLEKYLPMDLPYPEAVLEYVKRFREDFKFKAGSTNIYTPLDEVLEKKEGVCQDFTHLSLAAFRSMGLPCKYVSGYIETYPPPGKPKLRGSDATHAWISVYCPGQGWFDFDPTNGKAITDEYIHTSLGRDFSDVSPLKGILFGGGKHKLKVEVDVSQLGDPNSIGNNI; from the coding sequence ATGGCTGAGTATTCAGTTCGTCACCTGACCCATTATACATACGAGAAAGAAGTCTCTCATTGTTTGAATTTGGCTCATCTTTGTCCTACATCCAATGAAAGACAGATTTGCAGAGAGTTTAGAATAGAAATTTTTCCTAAACCTAAATATACAGAATTCAGAACGGACTATTTTGGAAATACTGTATATTCTTTTGCAGTGGAAACACCTCATAATATTCTATCCGTGACTGCAGAAGCGAAAGTTTTTACTTCCGAACCTGAAAAGAAAAAAAAGCAGGTTTCGATCACTGCAGCAGAAATATTAGAAAAATTGAAAACGGTTACCGAAAAAGAAGCTTTGGAAGCAATGGAATTTGTAGGAGATTCTGCTTTTGTAACTCGCTCCGTTTCCTATAAGAACTTTTTAGAAAAATATCTGCCGATGGATCTTCCTTATCCGGAAGCTGTTTTGGAATATGTAAAAAGATTCAGAGAAGATTTTAAGTTCAAAGCAGGAAGTACAAATATTTATACTCCTCTGGACGAGGTTTTGGAAAAAAAAGAAGGAGTCTGTCAGGACTTCACTCATCTTTCCTTGGCTGCTTTTCGCTCTATGGGGCTGCCTTGTAAATATGTTTCCGGTTATATAGAAACTTATCCTCCTCCTGGAAAACCTAAATTAAGAGGGAGTGATGCAACCCATGCGTGGATCTCTGTGTATTGCCCGGGCCAAGGTTGGTTCGACTTTGACCCTACAAATGGAAAAGCGATCACAGACGAGTATATTCATACATCTTTAGGTAGGGATTTTTCCGATGTTTCTCCTTTGAAAGGAATTCTATTCGGTGGCGGGAAACATAAATTGAAGGTAGAAGTGGATGTTTCTCAGTTAGGAGATCCTAACTCGATTGGAAATAATATTTAA
- a CDS encoding circularly permuted type 2 ATP-grasp protein — MNQRTSQAANLLSGYKPALGVYDELCLPDGKSRDKYEFLLRSLNNLGGAELRRRKEDSLRILKESGVTYNVYGDERERAWGLDLFPLLMDSKEWDGIERGLAQRSELLNEILKDVYGPKRSLYEKKIPHEVLFQSGGFLRACAPVYDFTNFRLAFLATDISRDSQGNFYVIGDRIQAPSGSGYALENRIVLSRIFPSLYRDSQVHRVALYFRALRRTLNSFSSNKDREPLTILLTPGPGNETYFEHAYLAGYLGYTLAQAEDLTVRDNKVFLKTIEGLQQVDVIFRRVDDWYMDPLELKGDSLLGVPGILGAVRAGTITVANPIGSGFLENRAIHAYLPSLCKFYLGEDLILPNVPTLWMGDENSRKEVFTNPHKYAIKPAIRSPLDPSVFLSTLKESEMLELRTKVEARPERYVAQEILAGSTSPIFSGDSEELLIGKSVLRTFTCLSENGYTCMPGGLVRVSPKADELIITNQRGAISKDLWILASEEKKEFSLLPGQIGRMPIKRKGSGIPSRVADNMFWMGRYAERAENMSRLLRETVHKILEAEESYEKEQFSILLGILDQLSGYSLGFFETNGLDSLESIREKIFQLATSPYSSGSIRHDLNFFVGSTKAVRDRISDDTRYLISRLESETPRNSSYDEVLEYLQKLVNLFASLSGLANESMSRETGYYFLDMGKRLERAQFIARLLLSTIERTSVYNKSMFESLLNVNDIRITYRRRYKYRVEAESVVDILIFDESNPRSLAFQLERLRENTLFSSTGKDEEISEEIQRLTDVLVRFSEEDAKRLFEYADPAGGLRRWLEDILAQLKSVSDAVATKYFRYVENQVRLGGPYG, encoded by the coding sequence ATGAATCAGAGAACTTCCCAAGCTGCAAATCTTCTCTCCGGATATAAACCTGCGCTAGGAGTTTATGACGAGCTATGCCTCCCTGACGGAAAGTCCAGGGACAAATACGAATTTTTACTTCGTTCACTAAATAATCTCGGCGGCGCAGAATTAAGAAGGCGCAAAGAAGATAGTCTCCGTATTTTAAAAGAGAGCGGAGTAACTTATAATGTTTACGGGGACGAGAGAGAAAGAGCCTGGGGACTGGATCTTTTTCCTCTTCTCATGGACAGCAAAGAATGGGATGGGATCGAAAGAGGTCTGGCCCAAAGATCCGAACTACTTAACGAAATTCTAAAGGACGTTTATGGTCCTAAAAGATCCTTATACGAAAAAAAGATCCCACACGAAGTTCTATTCCAGTCCGGCGGATTTTTAAGAGCATGTGCTCCAGTTTATGATTTTACAAATTTCCGTTTGGCATTTTTAGCCACGGATATCAGCCGCGACAGCCAGGGAAATTTTTATGTGATTGGAGATCGTATTCAGGCTCCTTCTGGTTCAGGATACGCTTTAGAAAATCGAATTGTTCTTTCTCGTATTTTTCCTTCTCTTTATAGAGATTCTCAAGTCCATAGAGTTGCATTATATTTCAGAGCTTTAAGAAGAACATTAAATTCATTCTCTTCTAATAAAGATAGAGAACCGCTTACTATTCTTCTTACTCCAGGTCCTGGAAACGAAACCTATTTTGAGCATGCTTATCTTGCCGGATATCTGGGATATACTTTAGCCCAAGCAGAAGACTTAACTGTTAGAGATAATAAGGTCTTTCTAAAAACGATAGAAGGTTTACAACAAGTAGATGTGATCTTTCGTCGCGTGGACGATTGGTACATGGATCCTCTCGAACTTAAGGGAGATTCTCTTTTGGGAGTTCCAGGTATTTTGGGAGCGGTTCGAGCAGGGACTATCACTGTTGCAAATCCTATCGGCTCTGGATTTTTAGAGAATCGGGCCATCCACGCATATCTTCCAAGTTTATGTAAATTTTATTTGGGAGAAGATCTAATTCTTCCGAATGTTCCTACACTTTGGATGGGAGATGAAAATTCTCGCAAAGAAGTATTTACCAATCCCCATAAATACGCGATCAAACCAGCAATTCGTTCTCCTTTAGATCCTTCTGTTTTTCTTTCTACACTTAAAGAAAGTGAGATGTTGGAACTAAGAACAAAGGTAGAAGCAAGACCAGAACGTTATGTTGCCCAGGAAATTCTCGCAGGTTCTACATCTCCTATTTTTTCGGGAGATTCAGAAGAGCTGCTGATAGGTAAGTCTGTCTTAAGGACTTTTACCTGTCTTTCTGAGAATGGTTATACTTGTATGCCTGGAGGACTCGTGAGGGTTTCTCCTAAGGCGGATGAACTTATTATCACAAACCAAAGAGGAGCTATTTCCAAGGATCTTTGGATCTTAGCTTCTGAAGAGAAGAAGGAGTTTAGTCTTCTTCCTGGCCAGATCGGAAGGATGCCTATCAAAAGAAAAGGTTCCGGAATTCCGAGCAGGGTCGCAGACAATATGTTCTGGATGGGACGTTATGCGGAACGTGCAGAAAATATGTCCAGGCTTCTTAGAGAAACAGTCCATAAGATCTTAGAAGCAGAAGAGTCTTACGAGAAAGAACAATTTTCTATTTTACTCGGAATCTTGGATCAACTTTCAGGCTACAGTCTTGGATTTTTTGAAACAAACGGATTGGATTCTTTGGAATCAATACGAGAGAAGATATTCCAATTAGCAACTTCTCCTTATTCTTCCGGAAGCATCCGCCACGATCTGAATTTTTTCGTAGGAAGTACAAAGGCAGTTAGAGATAGGATCTCTGATGATACTCGATATTTGATTTCTAGATTGGAATCAGAAACTCCACGAAATTCAAGTTACGACGAAGTGTTGGAATACTTACAAAAATTAGTAAACCTGTTTGCTTCTCTCTCTGGTCTTGCAAATGAAAGTATGAGCCGTGAAACTGGATACTACTTCCTGGATATGGGAAAAAGATTGGAGAGGGCGCAGTTTATCGCAAGGCTCTTACTCTCCACGATCGAAAGAACTTCGGTCTATAATAAAAGTATGTTTGAAAGTCTTTTGAATGTGAATGATATTCGGATCACTTACAGAAGACGTTATAAATACAGAGTAGAAGCAGAATCAGTAGTAGACATTCTGATCTTCGACGAAAGTAATCCGCGCTCACTTGCATTTCAGTTGGAAAGATTAAGAGAGAATACATTATTCTCTTCTACTGGAAAAGATGAAGAAATTTCAGAAGAGATCCAAAGACTTACAGATGTTTTAGTTCGATTCAGCGAAGAAGATGCAAAACGACTTTTCGAATATGCAGATCCTGCCGGTGGACTTCGAAGATGGCTCGAAGATATTCTTGCCCAATTGAAATCTGTCTCCGACGCAGTTGCTACCAAATACTTCCGCTATGTGGAAAACCAAGTCAGATTGGGAGGACCTTATGGCTGA
- a CDS encoding TonB-dependent receptor family protein, translated as MFQKRFRSSLVFSILIFSNSFLFSQPNGNNGANGTSSENEQEDPSKKEMSKQEETLAEKRRRFLESGQINVIGAKDDDIKKIPGSANVIGKKILKETNPIDSMEALRRVPGATIRYQDAVGLTPNIAFRGVSNEESRKTLILEDGVFTSLSPYGQPESYFVPHIDRMERVEVVKGSGSILFGPTTLGGIVNYVTRKPPEKPTFSAKVIGGMNGYASSLLQYGGTNQTTNTGYDISYMRNQGNGFRDYQGFRVNDLNLKLIQKLGEKDSVFLKYQSYQQEAQSTYLGLTQGLYWRNPRINPARYDQKSIDRQAAVIGHDHTFNENWKMITRAYWTNVGFLFRQESYSHNNLTEFGFPARPPENAFGVYAPDIIGNQPGDVIYMLNSTPNRHSFFKTGGLETKVEGKFNTFGLDHEIAFGARMHYESVNAANNVFPYPTLTKGITTQQQNRNARAYALYVQDSIKLTDKFKVIPGVRYEHIFQGVYTHRRLATADDISKGYANTVGQSILVNDANETYTKVVLPGIGLTFDITEKFIWFAGAHTAFSPPTFSTVQNPALGLGYKLSAERSNNYETGFRGNITRYFYTQVSTYALYFSNQIVNTNEAGSGLGAVPINAGRSVNRGVESNFVFDFGKFAESRWEIPLEFTYSYTKAISTTYVPVGTIQNADGTVSITNQPLFAVNSAGNLIKVNTNGNYLPYVPMNVFIGAIGVKSPSGFYARVEYQYFDKQYSDLQNTKNQSTDGSQGVVPAYGIWNADFGYEAPGGRWSIFVNGKNLEDRVYISGRLPVGIQQGPYRQINIGATLKLD; from the coding sequence ATGTTCCAGAAACGATTCCGTTCCTCTCTTGTCTTTAGTATTTTAATTTTTTCTAATTCTTTCCTCTTCTCCCAGCCTAATGGAAATAATGGGGCAAACGGAACTTCTTCAGAAAACGAACAAGAAGATCCTTCTAAGAAGGAAATGTCCAAACAAGAGGAAACTCTTGCAGAGAAGAGAAGAAGATTTTTAGAAAGCGGACAAATCAATGTGATCGGAGCCAAGGATGATGATATTAAAAAGATCCCTGGTTCAGCGAATGTGATCGGCAAAAAGATCTTAAAAGAAACAAATCCAATCGATTCTATGGAAGCGCTGCGCAGGGTTCCTGGTGCAACGATCCGATACCAAGATGCAGTTGGTCTTACTCCGAATATCGCGTTCAGAGGTGTGAGTAACGAAGAATCTAGAAAAACTTTGATCTTAGAAGATGGAGTTTTCACTTCTTTGAGTCCTTACGGACAACCAGAAAGTTATTTTGTGCCTCATATTGATAGAATGGAAAGAGTAGAAGTTGTGAAAGGTTCAGGTTCTATTCTTTTTGGACCAACAACTTTGGGCGGTATTGTAAACTATGTAACCCGCAAACCTCCTGAAAAACCGACGTTTAGTGCGAAGGTGATCGGTGGAATGAACGGTTATGCTTCCAGTCTTTTGCAATATGGCGGGACTAATCAAACTACGAATACTGGTTATGATATTTCTTATATGCGTAACCAAGGAAATGGTTTTAGGGATTACCAAGGTTTTAGAGTTAACGATCTAAATCTAAAGTTGATCCAAAAATTAGGAGAGAAAGATTCTGTTTTTCTAAAGTACCAATCTTACCAGCAAGAGGCTCAATCTACTTATCTAGGACTCACACAGGGTTTGTATTGGAGAAATCCAAGGATCAATCCTGCTAGATATGACCAAAAATCCATCGATAGACAGGCCGCAGTGATTGGTCATGATCATACTTTTAATGAAAATTGGAAGATGATCACAAGAGCATATTGGACAAATGTTGGCTTCTTATTTCGCCAAGAATCTTATTCTCATAATAATCTAACTGAATTCGGTTTTCCTGCAAGACCTCCTGAAAATGCGTTTGGTGTTTATGCTCCTGATATTATAGGAAATCAGCCTGGAGATGTGATTTACATGTTAAATTCCACTCCAAACAGACATTCTTTCTTTAAGACTGGAGGTCTGGAAACTAAGGTAGAAGGTAAATTTAATACATTCGGCTTGGACCATGAGATTGCTTTTGGTGCGAGAATGCATTATGAATCCGTAAACGCAGCGAATAATGTATTCCCTTATCCAACTCTTACTAAAGGTATTACTACACAACAACAGAATCGTAATGCAAGGGCGTATGCTTTGTATGTCCAAGATTCTATCAAATTGACTGATAAGTTTAAGGTGATCCCTGGAGTTCGTTATGAACATATCTTCCAAGGTGTTTATACTCATAGAAGACTTGCGACTGCAGATGATATTTCCAAAGGATACGCGAATACTGTAGGACAATCCATCTTAGTAAATGATGCGAACGAAACTTATACAAAAGTAGTTCTACCAGGGATTGGACTTACTTTTGATATTACAGAAAAGTTTATCTGGTTTGCTGGTGCACACACTGCATTCTCTCCTCCTACATTCTCCACTGTCCAAAATCCTGCATTAGGTTTAGGTTATAAACTTAGTGCGGAAAGATCCAATAACTATGAGACAGGTTTTAGAGGAAATATTACCCGCTACTTCTACACTCAAGTTAGTACATACGCATTATATTTTTCGAATCAAATCGTAAATACGAATGAAGCAGGTTCTGGGCTTGGAGCAGTCCCTATCAATGCGGGAAGATCAGTAAACAGAGGTGTGGAGAGTAATTTTGTTTTCGACTTCGGAAAATTTGCTGAGTCCAGATGGGAAATTCCTTTGGAATTTACTTACTCTTATACAAAAGCAATTTCTACAACTTACGTTCCAGTGGGCACAATACAAAATGCAGATGGAACTGTGAGTATCACAAATCAGCCTTTATTTGCAGTGAACTCTGCAGGAAATCTGATCAAGGTAAACACAAACGGAAATTATCTGCCTTACGTTCCTATGAATGTTTTTATAGGCGCGATTGGAGTGAAAAGCCCGTCTGGATTTTATGCCAGAGTGGAATATCAATATTTTGATAAACAATATTCTGATTTGCAGAATACCAAAAACCAAAGCACGGATGGAAGCCAGGGTGTAGTTCCTGCATACGGAATTTGGAATGCCGATTTTGGATACGAGGCTCCCGGCGGAAGATGGTCTATTTTCGTGAACGGAAAAAATTTAGAAGATAGAGTCTATATTTCCGGAAGACTTCCTGTGGGGATCCAACAAGGGCCATACAGACAAATCAATATTGGGGCTACTTTAAAGCTGGATTAA
- a CDS encoding imelysin family protein yields MRQNNSVRSGRFGRFFRIKKLILTAWIILSIFLLSIFISCSHKNSASGAANTNGYLYQMFNSFDPRSILQNLGNNIIPPLFVNLEASRVDLVNATNDLCASDSLSSAQAAWIAHKSDLKKVEPFRFGSTLAYFTRMDPFLINYLIESSPNTTELDDLDTFTVGDLSDAQQAIGQMKNKAKGISAIEYILFSRPGVNRGTAASCGDFPSAPNGRSALLRALVLEYSGHAFNVTSAWDTSGTNPLGTQLATAGNGTSATFPSSGAALDAILSGTIQLLSIMKDGKLEIPEGLSGGGNGSSPKSDRAESRFSGDSFQNLIDNFSTFKAIYTGNGTGAGLSDYVKFYSPTLDSEIKHEIAELDEHLGDITPSAADPPAAWGSSNSANFTAIKSSIADLSELLTILNTELAALTGSSPISGGPGGDGD; encoded by the coding sequence ATGCGACAAAACAATTCTGTTAGAAGCGGACGATTCGGCAGGTTTTTCCGAATTAAGAAGCTGATCCTTACCGCTTGGATCATTCTAAGTATCTTCTTACTTTCTATTTTCATTTCTTGTTCTCATAAAAACTCTGCATCGGGTGCAGCAAATACGAATGGATATCTCTACCAGATGTTCAATTCATTCGATCCTAGATCTATTTTACAGAATTTAGGAAATAATATCATTCCTCCTCTATTCGTGAATTTAGAGGCGAGCAGAGTGGATCTTGTAAATGCAACGAATGATCTTTGTGCTTCTGATTCTTTGTCTAGTGCTCAAGCAGCTTGGATTGCTCATAAATCTGATCTGAAAAAAGTGGAACCTTTTCGTTTCGGATCTACTCTCGCTTATTTTACTCGGATGGATCCGTTCTTAATCAATTATCTAATAGAGTCTTCACCTAATACAACTGAGTTGGATGATTTGGATACATTTACTGTTGGAGATCTTTCCGACGCACAACAGGCAATAGGCCAGATGAAAAATAAGGCTAAAGGTATTAGTGCAATTGAATATATTCTTTTTAGCAGACCAGGAGTAAATAGAGGAACTGCAGCAAGTTGTGGCGATTTTCCTTCTGCTCCAAATGGAAGATCTGCACTTTTAAGAGCATTAGTTTTAGAATATAGCGGTCATGCATTCAATGTGACTAGCGCTTGGGATACAAGTGGAACAAATCCTTTGGGAACACAGCTTGCAACTGCAGGCAACGGGACTTCTGCCACGTTTCCAAGTTCCGGAGCTGCGTTAGATGCTATTTTATCTGGAACAATCCAACTCTTAAGTATTATGAAAGATGGAAAACTGGAAATTCCAGAAGGTCTTTCCGGAGGAGGGAATGGTTCTTCTCCTAAATCAGATCGTGCAGAGTCCAGGTTTTCTGGAGACTCTTTCCAGAATTTAATAGATAATTTCAGTACTTTTAAAGCAATCTATACTGGTAACGGAACAGGTGCAGGACTTTCAGATTATGTAAAATTTTATAGCCCTACATTGGATTCTGAGATTAAACATGAAATCGCTGAATTAGATGAACATTTAGGAGATATCACTCCTTCTGCTGCTGATCCACCTGCTGCGTGGGGAAGTTCTAATTCTGCAAATTTTACTGCAATCAAGTCTAGTATTGCGGACTTAAGTGAATTATTAACTATTTTGAATACTGAACTCGCGGCTCTTACAGGCTCGAGTCCGATTTCCGGTGGACCAGGAGGGGACGGAGATTGA